From Paracoccus aminovorans, one genomic window encodes:
- a CDS encoding phage portal protein: MSATWFDHAIATVAPRMAARRVMARQAFETLTRGYDGAARGRRTEGWRAPGSSADTEIGVAGALLRDRMRDLVRNNPHAAKAVAVLVNNIIGSGLMPRAASGDDTLDRKVDALFERWTAECDADGQLDFYGLQTLICREMVEAGEVLVRRRLRRASDGLPVPLQLQVLEADFLDASKSGALGAGRLVQGIEFDPVGKRRAYWLHAEHPGDAYGALQNGLQSRPVPATEIAHIYEKQRTQARGVPWGAPVIRSLRDLDDYEVAELVRKKTEACVTAIVFGDDEAQQGIAPSVVDADGNRVEQFEPGLIAYARGGKDIRFNQPSATGGYGEYKRASLHTISAGFRVPYELLTGDLSQVNYSSIRAGLVEFRRMIDAVQWQLFIPMLCAPVWRWFTEAAWAAGQIPTPDVPVEWSPPKFDAVDPYKDAMADLLAIRTGTMTLAQAIARQGHNPDAVLAEIAATNAKLDGLGLVLDSDPRRVTKTGSVQAGDPTSDPAAPASETEKE; encoded by the coding sequence ATGTCGGCGACCTGGTTCGATCACGCCATCGCCACGGTGGCGCCGCGCATGGCCGCCCGCCGCGTCATGGCGCGTCAGGCGTTCGAGACCCTGACGCGGGGCTATGACGGGGCCGCGCGTGGGCGGAGGACCGAGGGCTGGCGCGCGCCGGGATCCTCCGCCGACACCGAGATCGGCGTCGCCGGAGCCCTGTTGCGCGATCGGATGCGCGACCTGGTGCGCAACAACCCGCACGCGGCCAAGGCCGTCGCGGTGCTGGTCAACAACATCATCGGCTCGGGGCTAATGCCCCGCGCCGCCAGTGGCGACGACACGCTGGACCGGAAGGTCGACGCGCTCTTCGAGCGCTGGACGGCGGAGTGCGATGCCGACGGCCAGCTGGACTTCTACGGCCTGCAGACGCTGATCTGCCGCGAGATGGTCGAGGCGGGTGAGGTCCTGGTACGCCGCCGGTTGCGGCGGGCAAGCGATGGCCTGCCGGTGCCGCTGCAATTGCAGGTGCTGGAAGCGGACTTCCTCGACGCCTCGAAATCCGGCGCCTTGGGCGCGGGACGCTTAGTCCAGGGGATCGAGTTCGACCCGGTCGGCAAGCGCCGGGCCTATTGGCTGCACGCCGAGCATCCGGGCGACGCCTATGGCGCCTTGCAGAACGGCCTGCAGAGCCGCCCGGTCCCCGCGACCGAGATCGCGCACATCTACGAGAAGCAGCGCACGCAGGCGCGCGGCGTTCCCTGGGGCGCGCCGGTGATCCGGTCGTTGCGTGATCTCGACGATTACGAGGTGGCCGAACTGGTCCGCAAGAAGACCGAGGCCTGCGTCACCGCCATCGTCTTCGGCGACGACGAGGCGCAGCAGGGCATCGCGCCCTCTGTGGTCGACGCCGATGGCAACCGGGTCGAGCAGTTCGAGCCAGGGCTCATCGCCTATGCCCGCGGCGGCAAGGACATCCGGTTCAACCAGCCCTCTGCCACCGGCGGCTACGGCGAATACAAGCGCGCGAGCCTGCACACGATCTCGGCCGGGTTCCGCGTGCCCTACGAGCTGCTGACCGGTGACCTCAGCCAGGTCAACTACTCCTCGATCCGGGCGGGGCTCGTCGAGTTCCGCCGCATGATCGACGCCGTGCAGTGGCAGCTATTCATCCCGATGCTATGCGCGCCGGTGTGGCGCTGGTTCACGGAAGCCGCATGGGCAGCAGGGCAGATCCCGACACCGGACGTGCCGGTGGAATGGTCGCCGCCGAAGTTCGATGCCGTCGATCCCTACAAGGATGCGATGGCCGACCTGCTGGCAATCCGGACAGGCACGATGACGCTCGCGCAAGCCATTGCCCGGCAGGGCCACAACCCGGACGCGGTGCTGGCAGAAATCGCTGCCACCAACGCCAAGCTCGATGGCCTCGGCCTCGTGCTCGACAGCGATCCGCGCCGCGTCACCAAGACCGGCAGCGTGCAGGCGGGTGACCCGACCAGTGACCCGGCCGCCCCCGCATCCGAAACAGAGAAGGAATAG
- a CDS encoding phage head-tail joining protein → MTDWTETELSALRRAYASGTTRVSYDGKSVDYGSAEDLLARIRTIERAIAGKTRPLPVAGLAGFSRGDR, encoded by the coding sequence ATGACGGACTGGACGGAAACCGAGCTCTCGGCGCTGCGCCGGGCCTATGCCAGCGGTACGACGCGGGTCAGCTATGACGGCAAGTCGGTCGACTACGGCTCGGCCGAGGATCTGCTGGCGCGCATCCGCACCATCGAGCGCGCCATCGCGGGAAAGACACGGCCGCTGCCGGTGGCCGGGCTGGCTGGCTTCAGCCGCGGAGATCGCTGA
- a CDS encoding phage terminase large subunit family protein: MYAPTSTNLPRSGPTSGETGDDLTDFDGEAEILRTWGAGLSPDPDLTVSQWADQHRMLSGRASAEPGRYRTARTPYMREIMDRLSPGDPTQRIVFMKAAQVGATEAGNNWIGFAIHQAPGPMLAVQPTVELAKRNSRQRIDPLIDESPELRERVKPARSRDAGNTMLSKEFAGGILIMTGANSAVGLRSTPARYIFLDEVDAYPASADEEGDPVTLAEARSLTFAHRRKVLLVSTPTIRGLSRIEREYEASDQRRFFVPCPHCGAMQFLKFDRLRWQKGRPETAEYHCEGCDAAIAEHHKTAMLEGGEWRATATAADPTTVGYHLSALYSPIGWLSWERIVRAWDAAQGSDEAIKAFRNTILGETWVETGEAPDWQRLYDRREHWKSGTVPAGGLFLTAGADVQKDRIEVDVWAWGRGLESWLVDHVVIEGGPDRRDAWSELTALLDRSWPHERGAHLRIARMAIDTGYEAPAVYSWSRAQGFGQVSPVKGVEGFNRSSPVSGPTFVDATEGGKRLRRGARLWTVAVSTFKAETYRFLRLARPTEEEMADGAAFPPGSVHLPHWVENEWLKQFVAEQLVTVRTKRGFARLEWQKLRERNEALDCRVYARAAAWIAGADRWPNEKWRDLEDQLGAAPTDTDPAGQINRPGQAPQGKRRSDWLGRRGGWF; encoded by the coding sequence ATGTACGCGCCCACCTCGACGAACTTGCCGAGGTCCGGCCCGACTTCCGGTGAAACTGGCGACGACCTGACCGACTTCGACGGCGAGGCAGAAATCCTGCGCACCTGGGGCGCGGGGCTGTCGCCCGATCCTGATCTCACAGTGTCACAATGGGCGGACCAGCACCGGATGCTCTCGGGCCGCGCCTCGGCCGAACCGGGGCGCTACCGTACGGCGCGCACGCCCTACATGCGCGAGATCATGGACCGGCTGTCGCCCGGCGATCCCACCCAACGGATCGTGTTCATGAAGGCGGCACAGGTCGGCGCGACCGAGGCGGGCAACAACTGGATCGGGTTCGCCATCCACCAGGCGCCGGGGCCGATGCTGGCGGTCCAGCCCACCGTAGAACTTGCCAAGCGCAACTCGCGCCAGCGGATCGACCCACTGATCGACGAGAGCCCGGAACTGCGCGAGCGGGTGAAGCCCGCGCGATCCCGCGACGCGGGCAACACCATGCTGTCGAAGGAATTCGCGGGCGGCATCCTGATCATGACCGGGGCAAACTCGGCCGTGGGTCTGCGCTCGACCCCGGCGCGTTATATCTTCCTCGACGAGGTCGATGCCTATCCCGCCTCGGCCGACGAGGAAGGCGATCCCGTCACGCTGGCCGAGGCGCGGTCGCTGACCTTCGCCCACCGGCGCAAGGTGCTGCTGGTCTCGACGCCGACGATCCGGGGTCTGAGCCGGATCGAGCGGGAGTATGAGGCGAGCGACCAGCGGCGGTTCTTTGTGCCGTGCCCGCATTGCGGCGCGATGCAATTTCTGAAGTTCGACCGGCTGCGCTGGCAGAAGGGCCGCCCGGAGACAGCGGAGTATCACTGCGAGGGCTGCGACGCGGCAATCGCGGAGCACCACAAGACGGCGATGCTGGAGGGCGGCGAATGGCGGGCAACCGCCACGGCCGCCGATCCGACCACGGTCGGGTATCACCTCTCGGCGCTCTATTCGCCGATCGGCTGGCTGAGCTGGGAGCGGATCGTGCGGGCATGGGACGCGGCCCAAGGGTCGGACGAGGCGATCAAGGCGTTCCGCAACACGATCCTCGGCGAAACATGGGTCGAGACCGGGGAAGCGCCCGACTGGCAGCGGCTCTACGACCGGCGCGAGCATTGGAAATCCGGCACGGTGCCTGCGGGCGGGCTGTTCCTGACCGCCGGGGCCGACGTCCAGAAGGACCGGATCGAGGTCGATGTCTGGGCCTGGGGGCGCGGGCTTGAGTCCTGGCTCGTCGATCACGTCGTGATCGAGGGCGGGCCGGATCGGCGCGACGCATGGTCCGAGCTGACGGCGCTGCTGGATCGAAGCTGGCCGCACGAGCGCGGCGCGCATCTGCGCATCGCTCGGATGGCCATCGACACCGGCTACGAGGCCCCGGCGGTCTATTCCTGGTCGCGGGCGCAGGGGTTTGGGCAGGTGTCGCCGGTCAAGGGCGTCGAGGGGTTCAACCGCTCCAGCCCGGTGTCGGGGCCGACCTTCGTCGACGCGACCGAGGGCGGTAAACGCCTGCGGCGCGGCGCGCGGCTCTGGACCGTGGCGGTGTCGACCTTCAAGGCCGAGACCTATCGCTTCCTGCGGCTGGCGCGCCCGACCGAGGAGGAGATGGCCGACGGGGCGGCGTTTCCGCCCGGATCGGTCCACCTGCCGCACTGGGTCGAGAACGAATGGCTGAAGCAGTTCGTGGCCGAGCAGCTGGTGACGGTGCGCACGAAACGTGGCTTCGCCCGGCTGGAATGGCAGAAGCTGCGCGAGCGGAACGAAGCGCTGGATTGCCGGGTCTATGCCCGCGCCGCTGCCTGGATCGCGGGCGCGGATCGCTGGCCCAACGAGAAATGGCGTGACCTCGAGGATCAGCTCGGGGCCGCCCCCACCGACACCGATCCCGCCGGACAGATCAACCGGCCGGGACAGGCCCCGCAGGGCAAGCGCCGCTCCGACTGGCTCGGGCGGCGTGGAGGATGGTTTTGA